In Bactrocera neohumeralis isolate Rockhampton unplaced genomic scaffold, APGP_CSIRO_Bneo_wtdbg2-racon-allhic-juicebox.fasta_v2 ctg4653, whole genome shotgun sequence, the sequence TTTAGCACAATCTAATTTGTACAAACCATTTTCTGCATACGCTTTTGCAATTTATCTGTTTTTAGCATCAAGGATTTTACATACATTCCCTTCGAACATcacctttttgttttgttttgttatttgccGAACCGACAAAAGATTCGCGCAAAGACTGGGAACTTCGCCTGCGCTGTTAACAGGAACTCGCTCTCTGTTAGCTAAAATTACTTCATTATGCTCTGCTGCTCTCAACTTCGGAAGTAACTTCAGATCGTTTGACATATGTGACCGCCGGAGTCAACGTACCATACATTTTCGCCGCTCTGAGAATGCAAACACGTTGCCGTCCTGCTTTTACCTTCATTCTCATTTACTTTCTTTGATTTCGAAGACTTGTGACACTCTTTACGCATATGGCCTTCCTGACCACAATTGAAACAACGAAACTTTTTCCGATTATAACTTTTGTCATTCTTTTTCTGTTGTAAATTCTTCGAATATAATGCGTTTTCAGCAGGATTTTGCTGCAGTCAAATTTGACATCTTGCAACAACAAACTTTTAACGCTATCGAAAGTTAATTTCGCTTTCGAATTCTCCATAGCCATAACGAGTGCTTGATACTCATTAGGCAACCCAGCAAGCAATAATGATGCCACCAGTTCATCACCTACGTCCAGACCTGCATTTTGCAACTTTATTGACGTCATGACCATCTCGTTCACATAATCCTGTACCGATTGGAACTGTTCCAGCCTTAACTGCACCAGCTTTTTTAAAAGCTCTACCTTGCGAATTAAACCGCTGTCTTCATACGCGGCCATTAACGAATCCCATGCATCCTTTGCAGTCACTGCGTTTGCAATATGAGAAAAATTACTCGGCTCCACAATGAGCGTAATCTCCGCCAGTGCCAGTTCATTGCTGTCGCGATCTTTTTCCGTTGAATTTTCGGATAAACCGTTCTCcgttatattaaatacaaataatttgttGAGTAATAGGCCCATTAACTGTTGAACTAAAGTTACGTACACGCAGTTTCAATGTAAGATGGCGACTGactttattgaatataatatactatacataagaACAGTgtaaagtttccatacaaaaacttgtttccgatcgtttagtttgtatggcagctatatattatagtggtccgacatcGGTAGTTCGGACAAATGAGCACCTTCTTgtagagaaaatgacgtttgcaaaatttcaaaacgatatcttcaaaactgattgaaagttcgtatatatacagacagacggacgcggccgaatcgactcagctcaacatactgttcgtttatataaaaacttta encodes:
- the LOC126767204 gene encoding uncharacterized protein LOC126767204, encoding MGLLLNKLFVFNITENGLSENSTEKDRDSNELALAEITLIVEPSNFSHIANAVTAKDAWDSLMAAYEDSGLIRKVELLKKLVQLRLEQFQSVQDYVNEMVMTSIKLQNAGLDVGDELVASLLLAGLPNEYQALVMAMENSKAKLTFDSVK